In Dunckerocampus dactyliophorus isolate RoL2022-P2 chromosome 14, RoL_Ddac_1.1, whole genome shotgun sequence, one DNA window encodes the following:
- the rrbp1a gene encoding ribosome-binding protein 1a isoform X1, producing MDIYDPQTLGIMVFGGFMVISVVGIALVSTFSMKETSYEEVLAKQRRELGNIQSSRTEKKKKDKTADKKNRGKKKDEKPNGMIPESGKTDETSQADLVPEPVAAPIVATAPAPAPESVPAPEVKPNATPAPADRQPKAAEPTPTPAQPSPVPSLKDKKKKKSVRTESDKISSPLAAAPVPVKHSPAPALVQTKTMAAPSTASGPAKASPASAKSSPASTSNKSASSSSKSAPPSAKSAPPSTKSASAPAKSAPAPNKSAAAADKSAPASPKSASASDKSAPAPNKSATAAAKSAPAPAKSAPAPAKSAPAPAKSAPAPAKSAPAPDKTAPAPNKSVAPADKSAPPPSKSAPPSAKSTSVPSKSSAAPTKASAAQTKSSASTKSTPPLGAETKDVPIMVVPPVGSAQTTTAAPKSQDPKKKASKKKSEILTAVDSSEAPLHLPYKVLVSTISSMVFSEAETHRLIEMLSEKAGIIQDTWHKATQKGDPVAMLKKQLEEKEKQLTAEQEDSSAAKNRVRDLTKELSAEKSKVASVETRLSSQLSKREQEMIALQARMQASYQDHVAQTQKLNAKILGLQDQLEKGPNAQLARLQQENSILRDALNQATSQAESKQNAALAKLHQECAKLTKELGEKTEILHADEHMKKGLEAKVSATEKQLSALQASHAESEQALQRKLEEVCEELRTTQTLNNNLQDSLKKAQQDSGALSGFEVRMGNLQAEVKERSAQVDALKAQLEESRVEKQQLVQQLTSINSLLEAGQNKKEQAPDQGNAAELQQLKLSLQERDSQLTALHEELKQLQMKKEAAENTISELEQRNKSEDSSLIASLQDELKNLKEETVQLKNTAKSNGSMEQIKSSLTEKEALVTSLQEQLREAKQNEAVTVQLTAFQSEAKESLQKLFPLVPLETAQPNWLQAFTQKAQEVLNQQESQQSHSSQTSPELLEKLKEADESHSSLQAECEQYRTVLAETEGMLKHLQKSVEEEELVWKSKMATSEEQLRAALEKVNKMESEKQNVEQLKEQMMLLEAQLEKQSDNHCIAEEMEQLRLQLSDSQSQLGLARKEAQAQKEELSKVREQLSQITMSGQREQNGPTEAHPSQVVSKLDQTTEKLEGEATERQKLSEEFEQAQATITELQAQLDLLKASAESPQGDAEDVAQLKERLEKEKKLSKDLGQAATKLQQLLKATQEQLTKERETVITLQEHLDGKGEYVELKEGTSV from the exons atggatATCTATGACCCCCAGACCCTCGGGATAATGGTTTTTGGTGGATTCATGGTGATCTCTGTAGTTGGTATCGCTCTTGTCTCCACCTTTTCTATGAAGGAGACTTCTTATGAAGAGGTACTGGCCAAACAGCGTAGGGAGTTAGGTAATATACAGTCATCTCGCAcggagaaaaagaagaaggatAAAACAGCTGACAAAAAGAACCGTGGAAAGAAGAAGGATGAAAAACCCAACGGAATGATCCCAGAATCTGGAAAAACAGATGAGACCAGTCAAGCTGATCTCGTCCCTGAACCTGTTGCTGCCCCAATTGTGGCTACTGCTCCTGCTCCTGCCCCCGAATCTGTTCCAGCTCCTGAGGTGAAGCCAAATGCAACACCTGCACCAGCCGACCGACAGCCCAAAGCTGCTGAACCAACCCCGACTCCTGCTCAGCCCTCACCTGTACCTTCACTTaaagacaaaaagaagaagaagtcgGTCAGGACCGAGTCTGACAAGATATCTAGTCCACTCGCTGCCGCTCCCGTACCGGTCAAACACTCGCCAGCCCCTGCACTAGTCCAGACCAAAACAATGGCTGCCCCATCGACTGCATCTGGTCCAGCCAAGGCGTCCCCTGCTTCAGCTAAGTCCTCCCCGGCATCTACTTCAAACAaatctgcttcttcctcttccAAGTCTGCCCCTCCCTCAGCAAAATCTGCCCCTCCTTCAACCAAGTCTGCCTCCGCCCCGGCCAAGTCTGCCCCCGCCCCAAACAAGTCTGCCGCGGCGGCGGACAAGTCTGCCCCTGCCTCTCCCAAGTCTGCCTCCGCGTCAGACAAGTCTGCCCCCGCCCCAAACAAGTCTGCCACAGCAGCGGCCAAGTCTGCCCCCGCCCCGGCCAAGTCTGCCCCCGCCCCGGCCAAGTCTGCCCCCGCCCCGGCCAAGTCTGCCCCCGCCCCGGCCAAGTCTGCCCCCGCCCCGGACAAGACTGCCCCCGCCCCAAACAAGTCTGTCGCGCCGGCAGACAAGTCTGCTCCTCCCCCATCCAAGTCTGCCCCTCCCTCAGCAAAGTCCACCTCAGTACCATCCAAGTCTTCTGCTGCTCCAACCAAGGCCTCAGCAGCACAAACCAAGTCATCAGCATCTACCAAGTCTACCCCGCCTCTTGGAGCTGAAACTAAAGATGTCCCCATCATGGTCGTGCCCCCAGTGGGATCGGCGCAGACCACTACTGCTGCACCAAAATCCCAGGATCCCAAGAAGAAGGCCTCCAAGAAAAAGTCGGAGATTT TGACTGCAGTGGATTCATCTGAGGCGCCATTGCACCTGCCCTACAAGGTCTTGGTGTCCACCATCAGCAGCATGGTGTTCAGTGAAGCAGAAACCCACAGGCTCATCGAGATGCTGTCTGAGAAAGCTGGCATCATCCAGGATACTTGGCATAAG GCCACTCAGAAAGGAGACCCAGTGGCTATGCTGAAGAAACaactggaggagaaggagaagcagCTGACAGCTGAACAAGAGGACTCCTCTGCTGCAAAGAACCGTGTGAGAGATCTCACAAAG GAGCTTTCTGCTGAGAAGTCCAAGGTAGCTAGTGTGGAGACCAGGCTGAGTTCCCAGCTAAGCAAGAGGGAGCAGGAAATGATTGCCCTGCAAGCTCGCATGCAGGCCAGCTACCAGGACCATGTAGCCCAAACACAGAAGCTCAATGCAAAG ATCCTTGGCCTGCAGGACCAACTTGAAAAGGGTCCCAATGCCCAGCTGGCCCGTCTCCAGCAGGAGAACTCCATTCTCCGTGACGCCCTCAACCAAGCCACTAGTCAGGCTGAGAGCAA ACAAAATGCAGCGCTAGCCAAACTGCATCAGGAATGTGCAAAACTTACCAAGGAACTTGGAGAGAAGACTGAAATTCTGCATGCTGATGAACACATGAAGAAAGGCTTGGAGGCTAAGGTCTCTGCCACTGAGAAGCAGCTTTCTGCGCTGCAG GCCAGTCACGCCGAGAGCGAGCAGGCCTTGCAGAGGAAACTGGAGGAGGTGTGCGAGGAGCTAAGAACAACACAGACTCTAAACAACAACCTGCAAGACTCTTTGAAAAAGGCCCAGCAGGACAGCGGCGCACTCTCAG GGTTTGAGGTGCGAATGGGCAACCTGCAGGCTGAGGTCAAGGAGCGCTCTGCTCAGGTGGATGCTCTCAAAGCTCAGCTGGAGGAGTCACGGGTTGAGAAACAGCAGCTTGTGCAGCAGTTGACATCCATCAACTCATTACTGGAGGCCGGTCAGAATAAAAAAGAGCAGGCACCTGATCAG GGAAATGCTGCAGAACTACAACAATTAAAGCTCAG TCTTCAGGAGAGGGACAGCCAGTTGACTGCTCTCCACGAGGAACTGAAGCAATTGCAAATGAAGAAGGAGGCTGCT GAGAACACCATTTCTGAGCTGGAGCAGCGAAATAAGAG TGAGGATTCCAGCCTTATCGCTTCGCTTCAAGACGAACTTAAAAACCTCAAAGAAGAGACGGTACAACTTAAGAACACAGCA AAATCAAATGGCTCCATGGAACAGATAAAGAGCAG tcTGACAGAGAAGGAGGCCCTAGTCACATCACTACAGGAGCAGCTGAGGGAAGCCAAGCAAAATGAA GCTGTCACAGTCCAGCTTACAGCTTTTCAAAGTGAAGCCAAAGAATCTCTCCAAAAACTCTTCCCACTTGTACCCTTAGAGACAGCACAG CCAAATTGGTTACAAGCTTTTACGCAGAAAGCTCAGGAGGTTCTCAACCAGCAGGAGAGCCAACAATCTCATTCAAGTCAAACATCACCT GAGTTGCTTGAAAAGTTGAAAGAGGCTGACGAGAGCCACAGCTCCCTGCAAGCTGAATGTGAACAGTACAGGACGGTTTTGGCTGAAACG GAAGGAATGCTGAAACATCTGCAAAagagtgtggaggaggaggagctggtgTGGAAATCAAAGATGGCTACCTCAGAGGAGCAGTTGAGAGCA GCTTTGGAGAAGGTCAACAAGATGGagtcagaaaaacaaaatgtagagcAG CTGAAAGAGCAGATGATGTTACTGGAAGCACAGCTGGAGAAGCAGTCAGACAACCATTGCATCGCAGAGGAAATGGAACAG CTAAGACTGCAGCTGTCTGATAGTCAGAGCCAGCTGGGCTTGGCCCGCAAGGAGGCTCAGGCGCAAAAGGAGGAGCTTTCAAAG GTCAGAGAGCAACTGAGCCAAATCACCATGAGCGGTCAGCGAGAACAGAATGGCCCCACTGAGGCTCATCCCAGTCAG GTTGTGTCCAAGTTGGACCAGACAACTGAGAAACTAGAAGGGGAGGCGACTGAGAGACAGAAGCTCTCGGAAGAATTTGAGCAG GCACAGGCAACTATCACAGAACTTCAGGCTCAACTAGATCTTCTGAAGGCTTCCGCAGAGTCACCGCAAGGTGACGCAGAAGATGTTGCTCAGCTCAAG GAACGCCTggagaaagagaagaagctgtCCAAAGATCTGGGACAGGCAGCCACCAAACTCCAGCAACTTCTCAAAGCCACTCAGGAGCAGCTGAccaaagagagagagacggtGATAACACTACAGGAGCACCTGGATGGGAAG GGAGAGTATGTGGAGTTGAAGGAGGGAACGTCCGTCTGA
- the snx5 gene encoding sorting nexin-5, with protein sequence MTGTLDQTDKEKMRSVSVDLSNDVSLLIDIPDALCERDKVKFTVHTKTTLTTFQKPEISVPRQHEDFIWLHDTLVETEDYAGLIIPPAPPKPDFESPREKMHKLGEGEATMTKEEYTKMKQELEAEYLAVFKKTVQVHEIFLQRLSSHPTLSKDRNFQIFLEYDQDLSVRRKNAKEMFGGFFKNMVKSADEVLISGIKEVDDFFEQEKTFLLDYYSKIKDSTAKAEKMTRTHKNIAEDYIQISATLSTLSAEDSTANRKHMEKLSDLFEKLRKVEGRVASDQELKLTELLRYYMRDIQAAKDLLYRRARALVDYENSNKALDKARLKSKDIPQAEEHQQQCLQKFDKLSESGKKELTSFKGRRVVAFRKNLIEMAELEIKHAKSNVTLLQGCIELLKSN encoded by the exons ATGACAGGCACTTTAGACCAAACCGACAAGGAAAAG ATGCGCTCAGTGTCTGTGGACCTGAGTAATGATGTGTCTCTGCTTATTGACATTCCTGATGCCCTCTGTGAGAGGGACAAAGTCAAGTTTACGGTCCACACAAAG ACTACACTTACCACTTTCCAGAAGCCAGAAATCTCTGTTCCCAGGCAGCATGAAGATTTCATTTGGCTACATGACACTCTGGTTGAGACAGAAGATTATGCTGGCCTTATA ATTCCCCCAGCACCCCCAAAGCCTGACTTTGAAAGTCCAAGAGAGAAGATGCACAAACTGGGAGAAGGTGAAGCCACTATGACCAAGGAAGAGTACACGAAAATGAAGCAGGAGTTGGAAGC TGAGTACCTGGCTGTGTTCAAGAAAACTGTCCAAGTGCATGAAATTTTCCTGCAGAGGCTATCCTCTCATCCCACTCTAAGCAAAGACCGAAACTTCCAGATTTTCCTAGAGTATGACCAGGAT CTCAGTGTCAGAAGAAAGAATGCCAAGGAGATGTTTGGAGGATTCTTTAAAAACATGGTGAAGTCAGCTGACGAAGTCCTTATCTCAGGAATAAAG GAAGTGGATGACTTTTTTGAGCAGGAGAAGACGTTCCTTCTTGACTACTACAGCAAAATTAAAGATTCCACTGCCAAAGCCGAGAAAATGACCCGCACACACAAAA ATATAGCAGAGGATTACATTCAGATCTCGGCCACTCTGAGCACACTTTCTGCTGAAGATAGTACAGCAAATAGGAA gCACATGGAGAAGCTGTCAGATCTGTTTGAGAAGCTCAGA AAAGTGGAGGGACGAGTAGCGTCTGATCAGGAGCTCAAGCTCACAGAGTTACTAAGATATTACATGCGAGACATTCAGGCAGCAAAA GATCTTCTCTACCGACGAGCTCGAGCGTTGGTCGACTATGAGAACTCCAATAAGGCTTTGGATAAGGCTCGACTGAAAAGTAAGGACATTCCTCAGGCGGAGGAACACCAGCAGCAGTGTCTACAGAAATTTGACAAGCTCTCAGAGTCTGGGAAGAAAG agcTCACAAGTTTCAAGGGCAGGCGAGTTGTGGCGTTTAGAAAGAATCTCATCGAGATGGCCGAACTGGAGATTAAACATGCCAAG AGCAATGTGACACTATTGCAGGGGTGTATTGAACTGCTTAAGAGCAACTGA
- the rrbp1a gene encoding ribosome-binding protein 1a isoform X2 encodes MDIYDPQTLGIMVFGGFMVISVVGIALVSTFSMKETSYEEVLAKQRRELGNIQSSRTEKKKKDKTADKKNRGKKKDEKPNGMIPESGKTDETSQADLVPEPVAAPIVATAPAPAPESVPAPEVKPNATPAPADRQPKAAEPTPTPAQPSPVPSLKDKKKKKSVRTESDKISSPLAAAPVPVKHSPAPALVQTKTMAAPSTASGPAKASPASAKSSPASTSNKSASSSSKSAPPSAKSAPPSTKSASAPAKSAPAPNKSAAAADKSAPASPKSASASDKSAPAPNKSATAAAKSAPAPAKSAPAPAKSAPAPAKSAPAPAKSAPAPDKTAPAPNKSVAPADKSAPPPSKSAPPSAKSTSVPSKSSAAPTKASAAQTKSSASTKSTPPLGAETKDVPIMVVPPVGSAQTTTAAPKSQDPKKKASKKKSEILTAVDSSEAPLHLPYKVLVSTISSMVFSEAETHRLIEMLSEKAGIIQDTWHKATQKGDPVAMLKKQLEEKEKQLTAEQEDSSAAKNRVRDLTKELSAEKSKVASVETRLSSQLSKREQEMIALQARMQASYQDHVAQTQKLNAKILGLQDQLEKGPNAQLARLQQENSILRDALNQATSQAESKQNAALAKLHQECAKLTKELGEKTEILHADEHMKKGLEAKVSATEKQLSALQASHAESEQALQRKLEEVCEELRTTQTLNNNLQDSLKKAQQDSGALSGFEVRMGNLQAEVKERSAQVDALKAQLEESRVEKQQLVQQLTSINSLLEAGQNKKEQAPDQGNAAELQQLKLSLQERDSQLTALHEELKQLQMKKEAAENTISELEQRNKSEDSSLIASLQDELKNLKEETVQLKNTAKSNGSMEQIKSSLTEKEALVTSLQEQLREAKQNEAVTVQLTAFQSEAKESLQKLFPLVPLETAQPNWLQAFTQKAQEVLNQQESQQSHSSQTSPELLEKLKEADESHSSLQAECEQYRTVLAETEGMLKHLQKSVEEEELVWKSKMATSEEQLRAALEKVNKMESEKQNVEQLKEQMMLLEAQLEKQSDNHCIAEEMEQLRLQLSDSQSQLGLARKEAQAQKEELSKVVSKLDQTTEKLEGEATERQKLSEEFEQAQATITELQAQLDLLKASAESPQGDAEDVAQLKERLEKEKKLSKDLGQAATKLQQLLKATQEQLTKERETVITLQEHLDGKGEYVELKEGTSV; translated from the exons atggatATCTATGACCCCCAGACCCTCGGGATAATGGTTTTTGGTGGATTCATGGTGATCTCTGTAGTTGGTATCGCTCTTGTCTCCACCTTTTCTATGAAGGAGACTTCTTATGAAGAGGTACTGGCCAAACAGCGTAGGGAGTTAGGTAATATACAGTCATCTCGCAcggagaaaaagaagaaggatAAAACAGCTGACAAAAAGAACCGTGGAAAGAAGAAGGATGAAAAACCCAACGGAATGATCCCAGAATCTGGAAAAACAGATGAGACCAGTCAAGCTGATCTCGTCCCTGAACCTGTTGCTGCCCCAATTGTGGCTACTGCTCCTGCTCCTGCCCCCGAATCTGTTCCAGCTCCTGAGGTGAAGCCAAATGCAACACCTGCACCAGCCGACCGACAGCCCAAAGCTGCTGAACCAACCCCGACTCCTGCTCAGCCCTCACCTGTACCTTCACTTaaagacaaaaagaagaagaagtcgGTCAGGACCGAGTCTGACAAGATATCTAGTCCACTCGCTGCCGCTCCCGTACCGGTCAAACACTCGCCAGCCCCTGCACTAGTCCAGACCAAAACAATGGCTGCCCCATCGACTGCATCTGGTCCAGCCAAGGCGTCCCCTGCTTCAGCTAAGTCCTCCCCGGCATCTACTTCAAACAaatctgcttcttcctcttccAAGTCTGCCCCTCCCTCAGCAAAATCTGCCCCTCCTTCAACCAAGTCTGCCTCCGCCCCGGCCAAGTCTGCCCCCGCCCCAAACAAGTCTGCCGCGGCGGCGGACAAGTCTGCCCCTGCCTCTCCCAAGTCTGCCTCCGCGTCAGACAAGTCTGCCCCCGCCCCAAACAAGTCTGCCACAGCAGCGGCCAAGTCTGCCCCCGCCCCGGCCAAGTCTGCCCCCGCCCCGGCCAAGTCTGCCCCCGCCCCGGCCAAGTCTGCCCCCGCCCCGGCCAAGTCTGCCCCCGCCCCGGACAAGACTGCCCCCGCCCCAAACAAGTCTGTCGCGCCGGCAGACAAGTCTGCTCCTCCCCCATCCAAGTCTGCCCCTCCCTCAGCAAAGTCCACCTCAGTACCATCCAAGTCTTCTGCTGCTCCAACCAAGGCCTCAGCAGCACAAACCAAGTCATCAGCATCTACCAAGTCTACCCCGCCTCTTGGAGCTGAAACTAAAGATGTCCCCATCATGGTCGTGCCCCCAGTGGGATCGGCGCAGACCACTACTGCTGCACCAAAATCCCAGGATCCCAAGAAGAAGGCCTCCAAGAAAAAGTCGGAGATTT TGACTGCAGTGGATTCATCTGAGGCGCCATTGCACCTGCCCTACAAGGTCTTGGTGTCCACCATCAGCAGCATGGTGTTCAGTGAAGCAGAAACCCACAGGCTCATCGAGATGCTGTCTGAGAAAGCTGGCATCATCCAGGATACTTGGCATAAG GCCACTCAGAAAGGAGACCCAGTGGCTATGCTGAAGAAACaactggaggagaaggagaagcagCTGACAGCTGAACAAGAGGACTCCTCTGCTGCAAAGAACCGTGTGAGAGATCTCACAAAG GAGCTTTCTGCTGAGAAGTCCAAGGTAGCTAGTGTGGAGACCAGGCTGAGTTCCCAGCTAAGCAAGAGGGAGCAGGAAATGATTGCCCTGCAAGCTCGCATGCAGGCCAGCTACCAGGACCATGTAGCCCAAACACAGAAGCTCAATGCAAAG ATCCTTGGCCTGCAGGACCAACTTGAAAAGGGTCCCAATGCCCAGCTGGCCCGTCTCCAGCAGGAGAACTCCATTCTCCGTGACGCCCTCAACCAAGCCACTAGTCAGGCTGAGAGCAA ACAAAATGCAGCGCTAGCCAAACTGCATCAGGAATGTGCAAAACTTACCAAGGAACTTGGAGAGAAGACTGAAATTCTGCATGCTGATGAACACATGAAGAAAGGCTTGGAGGCTAAGGTCTCTGCCACTGAGAAGCAGCTTTCTGCGCTGCAG GCCAGTCACGCCGAGAGCGAGCAGGCCTTGCAGAGGAAACTGGAGGAGGTGTGCGAGGAGCTAAGAACAACACAGACTCTAAACAACAACCTGCAAGACTCTTTGAAAAAGGCCCAGCAGGACAGCGGCGCACTCTCAG GGTTTGAGGTGCGAATGGGCAACCTGCAGGCTGAGGTCAAGGAGCGCTCTGCTCAGGTGGATGCTCTCAAAGCTCAGCTGGAGGAGTCACGGGTTGAGAAACAGCAGCTTGTGCAGCAGTTGACATCCATCAACTCATTACTGGAGGCCGGTCAGAATAAAAAAGAGCAGGCACCTGATCAG GGAAATGCTGCAGAACTACAACAATTAAAGCTCAG TCTTCAGGAGAGGGACAGCCAGTTGACTGCTCTCCACGAGGAACTGAAGCAATTGCAAATGAAGAAGGAGGCTGCT GAGAACACCATTTCTGAGCTGGAGCAGCGAAATAAGAG TGAGGATTCCAGCCTTATCGCTTCGCTTCAAGACGAACTTAAAAACCTCAAAGAAGAGACGGTACAACTTAAGAACACAGCA AAATCAAATGGCTCCATGGAACAGATAAAGAGCAG tcTGACAGAGAAGGAGGCCCTAGTCACATCACTACAGGAGCAGCTGAGGGAAGCCAAGCAAAATGAA GCTGTCACAGTCCAGCTTACAGCTTTTCAAAGTGAAGCCAAAGAATCTCTCCAAAAACTCTTCCCACTTGTACCCTTAGAGACAGCACAG CCAAATTGGTTACAAGCTTTTACGCAGAAAGCTCAGGAGGTTCTCAACCAGCAGGAGAGCCAACAATCTCATTCAAGTCAAACATCACCT GAGTTGCTTGAAAAGTTGAAAGAGGCTGACGAGAGCCACAGCTCCCTGCAAGCTGAATGTGAACAGTACAGGACGGTTTTGGCTGAAACG GAAGGAATGCTGAAACATCTGCAAAagagtgtggaggaggaggagctggtgTGGAAATCAAAGATGGCTACCTCAGAGGAGCAGTTGAGAGCA GCTTTGGAGAAGGTCAACAAGATGGagtcagaaaaacaaaatgtagagcAG CTGAAAGAGCAGATGATGTTACTGGAAGCACAGCTGGAGAAGCAGTCAGACAACCATTGCATCGCAGAGGAAATGGAACAG CTAAGACTGCAGCTGTCTGATAGTCAGAGCCAGCTGGGCTTGGCCCGCAAGGAGGCTCAGGCGCAAAAGGAGGAGCTTTCAAAG GTTGTGTCCAAGTTGGACCAGACAACTGAGAAACTAGAAGGGGAGGCGACTGAGAGACAGAAGCTCTCGGAAGAATTTGAGCAG GCACAGGCAACTATCACAGAACTTCAGGCTCAACTAGATCTTCTGAAGGCTTCCGCAGAGTCACCGCAAGGTGACGCAGAAGATGTTGCTCAGCTCAAG GAACGCCTggagaaagagaagaagctgtCCAAAGATCTGGGACAGGCAGCCACCAAACTCCAGCAACTTCTCAAAGCCACTCAGGAGCAGCTGAccaaagagagagagacggtGATAACACTACAGGAGCACCTGGATGGGAAG GGAGAGTATGTGGAGTTGAAGGAGGGAACGTCCGTCTGA
- the mgme1 gene encoding mitochondrial genome maintenance exonuclease 1, translated as MFVLRRLPSARGISARMLQYTSLTFGFLSASHRPSSRRGPSPYSSVDSERYSSLVKSVMSKRVTSQTPETIKAEDEHMFGPVVKAASRPETRLPKTMHPFSHCEDTPETLDLESEPPIRIVLNRDQGRSSVPSVTRILQATLSSEQLFYLERWKRGMVAELGEEGFKEYTKNLFRQGKLFHSAVEEVLMAGKERQHAPHPTEVLGYMESISHILEDVSAARAIESTVQHDTLNYLGVVDCVARYKGVLCVIDWKTSDKPKPFLSNTYDNPIQVAAYAGALNNDGKYKYQVENGLIVVAYKNGTPAHAHKLNPELMSEYWEKWLIRLEEYIEKSSSEVSSTSSERR; from the exons atgttcgTTCTTAGACGTTTGCCATCCGCTAGAGGCATTTCTGCCCGGATGCTTCAGTACACCTCCCTCACTTTCGGCTTTTTGTCAGCCAGTCATCGCCCCAGCTCCCGCAGGGGGCCGAGTCCATACAGCTCAGTGGACAGTGAGCGCTACTCTTCTCTTGTTAAGTCTGTCATGTCTAAGAGGGTCACGTCTCAAACACCCGAGACAATTAAAGCTGAGGATGAGCACATGTTCGGACCTGTTGTCAAGGCTGCGTCAAGACCAGAAACGAGGCTCCCTAAAACCATGCACCCATTCTCACACTGCGAGGACACTCCAGAAACACTGGATCTCGAGTCAGAACCTCCAATCCGGATCGTATTAAACCGGGATCAAGGCAGGTCGTCAGTACCGAGTGTGACCAGGATTCTTCAGGCAACACTTTCATCAGAGCAGCTCTTCTACCTGGAGAGATGGAAGAGGGGGATGGTGGCAGAACTGGGGGAGGAAGGCTTTAAAGAATACACTAAAA ATTTGTTTAGACAAGGGAAACTGTTCCATTCTGCCGTGGAGGAGGTTCTGATGGCAGGGAAAGAAAGACAACATGCACCACATCCAACGGAGGTGTTGGGATACATGGAGAGCATCTCTCACATACTGGAAGATGTTAGTGCTGCAAGAGCTATTGAAAGCACTGTGCAGCATGACACTCTCAACTATTTGGGAGTTGTGGACTGTGTGGCCCGCTACAA AGGGGTTCTATGTGTTATTGACTGGAAGACTTCGGATAAGCCAAAACCATTCTTGAGCAACACATATGACAACCCCATTCAAGTGGCAGCCTATGCAGGAGCCTTGAACAACGATGGCAAATACAAATACCAG GTGGAAAATGGCCTGATTGTTGTTGCGTACAAGAATGGCACACCGGCCCACGCACACAAATTGAACCCTGAGCTTATGTCAGAGTATTGGGAAAAGTGGTTGATTCGCCTGGAAGAGTATATAGAAAAGAG CTCTAGTGAAGTCTCTTCCACTTCTTCAGAGAGAAGGTGA